A single Anatilimnocola floriformis DNA region contains:
- a CDS encoding heavy-metal-associated domain-containing protein, whose protein sequence is MLKNLIFVVICLVAGGLRAQEPSAETATIKLRVTGLFSPEREQDLREVMLLIPDATLKSIDYGAAEAVFEYDPKKSFDKAKPDKIPERLDNAVRTHSHSTFGIKPLSATPADKLQTVEIGVLGLDCKGCALAAYESVARIEGVMQATANFKAGLVTAKFDPEKTNKAALEEALTRARVDLKKPAP, encoded by the coding sequence ATGCTGAAGAATTTGATTTTTGTTGTGATTTGCCTTGTAGCCGGCGGTTTGCGTGCGCAAGAACCATCTGCTGAAACCGCCACGATCAAACTTCGCGTCACCGGCCTTTTCTCTCCCGAGCGCGAGCAAGATTTGCGTGAGGTGATGCTGCTAATCCCCGATGCTACGCTCAAAAGCATCGACTACGGCGCTGCCGAAGCGGTGTTTGAGTACGACCCCAAAAAATCGTTCGACAAAGCCAAGCCCGACAAAATTCCGGAACGGCTCGACAACGCCGTTCGCACTCATTCGCATTCCACCTTCGGCATTAAACCGCTCAGCGCAACGCCGGCGGACAAACTGCAAACCGTTGAAATCGGCGTGCTCGGTCTCGATTGCAAAGGTTGCGCGCTAGCTGCTTACGAATCGGTCGCGCGCATCGAAGGAGTCATGCAAGCGACGGCGAACTTCAAGGCGGGTTTGGTGACGGCCAAATTCGATCCAGAAAAAACGAACAAGGCAGCCCTCGAAGAAGCACTTACGCGCGCCCGCGTCGATCTGAAGAAGCCCGCGCCGTAG
- a CDS encoding HEAT repeat domain-containing protein, translating to MLLCGAFTVALADPASSLALDVFALESGGVVEGEWLNRDELPLTHYRVRTGAGLVVSLQLTQVRQASQQRPALAEYQRLLPTFADTAADQWKLAEWCKVQQLTAERNLHVARVLDLDEKHAGARRAMGYVLLDGKWVKHAETRRQDGYELYKGRWRTIQEIELLEISAKRELEEKEWLGKIRRWRRELDIMAKAREAAEYLSDIHDPVAIGPLVTVMKEDKNRRIKMLFADVLAEMNNSAAERALVSISLSDADEEIFHYCLDKIVKANPPHIADGYIRALKDTNNVTINRAGIALGRLGDRTAIAPLIAALVTTHTQTVGSTGRGAGDTYSQSFSSSSNGTGGTNFRSNEGPKTYVYRVQNQHVLDGLAQLAGSGVNFGFNSQAWQFWYAQEKQAVVKPAALERRQ from the coding sequence ATGCTCCTTTGTGGCGCCTTCACGGTTGCGCTGGCTGACCCTGCTTCGTCGCTGGCGCTCGACGTCTTTGCCCTCGAGTCGGGCGGCGTGGTCGAAGGGGAATGGCTGAACCGCGACGAACTACCGCTGACGCATTACCGCGTCCGCACGGGCGCGGGCTTGGTCGTTTCGCTGCAACTGACGCAAGTCCGGCAGGCTTCGCAGCAACGCCCCGCGCTGGCCGAGTATCAGCGGCTGCTGCCAACATTTGCCGATACGGCTGCGGATCAGTGGAAACTGGCCGAGTGGTGCAAGGTGCAGCAACTGACTGCCGAGCGCAACTTGCACGTAGCGCGGGTTCTCGATCTGGACGAAAAGCATGCCGGCGCCCGCCGCGCGATGGGTTACGTCTTACTGGACGGTAAATGGGTGAAGCACGCTGAGACCAGGCGGCAGGACGGCTACGAGCTTTACAAAGGCCGATGGCGGACGATTCAGGAGATTGAACTCCTTGAAATCTCGGCCAAGCGCGAGCTTGAAGAAAAAGAATGGCTCGGCAAGATCCGTCGTTGGCGAAGAGAGCTGGACATCATGGCCAAGGCTCGGGAAGCAGCCGAGTACTTGTCCGACATTCACGATCCCGTCGCGATCGGCCCGCTCGTCACGGTGATGAAGGAAGACAAGAACCGCCGCATCAAGATGCTGTTTGCCGACGTGCTCGCCGAGATGAATAACTCAGCCGCGGAACGGGCGCTCGTCAGTATCTCGCTGAGCGACGCCGACGAGGAGATTTTTCATTACTGCCTCGACAAGATCGTCAAAGCCAATCCACCGCACATCGCCGATGGTTACATCCGGGCGTTGAAAGACACCAACAACGTCACCATCAATCGAGCCGGCATCGCTCTCGGCCGTCTGGGTGATCGCACTGCCATCGCGCCGCTGATTGCCGCCCTCGTCACCACGCACACGCAAACGGTCGGCTCTACCGGCCGCGGCGCGGGCGACACCTACAGTCAATCGTTCAGCAGCAGCAGTAACGGCACGGGTGGCACCAACTTTCGTTCGAATGAAGGCCCGAAGACTTACGTCTATCGCGTGCAAAATCAACACGTGCTCGACGGCCTGGCCCAATTGGCCGGCAGCGGTGTGAACTTCGGCTTCAATTCACAAGCCTGGCAATTCTGGTACGCCCAGGAGAAGCAAGCCGTGGTCAAACCCGCGGCCCTCGAACGACGCCAGTAA
- a CDS encoding DUF6800 family protein: protein MGGIIHRMKELRQRRKRKKKLAVFKRKAVKASASEKAVIANKLRRMTAGAEVIIAAMGLEEKR, encoded by the coding sequence ATGGGCGGGATCATTCATCGGATGAAGGAATTGCGGCAACGCCGTAAGCGCAAGAAGAAGCTGGCCGTTTTCAAGCGGAAGGCCGTGAAGGCCAGCGCTTCGGAAAAAGCCGTCATCGCGAACAAACTTCGCCGCATGACCGCCGGCGCCGAAGTGATCATTGCTGCTATGGGTCTGGAAGAGAAGCGCTAA